The segment CTAACATAATTGCCCCATCGCCTTTGTATAATTTTTTTATTGTCGCCTTGTCGTCAATCACTGCGACAACGCGATCACCTTGTTCATAGCCATCTTGCTTACGGATTAAGACCAGCGAATTATCATTGATTCCGGCCTGATTCATTGAAGTTCCGGACGTTTTTAACAGATAATAATCTTCTGGTGCGTTTTTTATTAATAAGCTGGCAACTGGTAAATATTCTTCAATATTATTATCAGCAAAAAATTCTGGTGTACCGCACGACGCCATACCAAGTAGGGGAATAAGACTTGTTGAGGCGCTGATTGATTCCGTTGGATCAAGTAACTCAATGCTACGAGCATTATGATTTTTTGTGATATAACCTTTGGCTCGTAAGGCTTCAAGATACTGACTGACAGAACGAGTGGAACGAAAGCCTAAACTCTCTTGAATTTCCTCAATTGTTGGAGCAATTGAGTGTTGTTTTAGATAACAATTAATGTAGTCTAAAACGCGCTTTTGCTTTAATGTTAAATTTTTGGTATATTTCATAATACAGTAATTATACAAAAGTAAAAATATAAAGGCAAGACCTTAAATTTATTTAATATTAGCTAAAAATAAACATATGAGACAAAACTATGTTCAAAAAAGAGGTGTGGATAAGTCAGTTTGGAGTAGTAATTACCGCCGTTTTAAGAGATTTTTAACTCCTTATTTTTTAATTATATGTTTGAAAAAGTAAATGAGCCAGTTGAAGTAATGGTTAAATTTTATCGTCGTAAAGTTTGCCCAACTTTTTTCCGTTGGCGTGAGAAAACCTATCGTGTAGAAAAAGTAAATTTAGTTCATCATGAAGGACGTGGTGATGATAAAATTTATTATTTTAGTGTTTCTGATAATGCGAATTTTTTTCGCTTAGCTTTTTCTACCAAAGATTTAGGTTGGAGACTTGAGGAATTATATTTTGAAGGCTAAATACTAACTATATGTATGCAACGTTTTATTCTCCACGTAGACATGAATTCTTACTTTGCTTCAGTCGAGCAACAAGCCAATCCGTTTTTGCGTGGAAAATCGGTTGGTGTTTGCGCCTATTTGTCACCGAACGGAGCTATTATCGCTTCTTCAGTTGAAGCTAAGGCTAAAGGTATTAGAACTGCTTTTCGGGTAGTTGATGCTAGAGTACTTGATCCTAATATTATTTTAGTAGAAAATGAACCAGCAAAATATCGAGCTGTAACAACAAGAATTTTTTCTATTTTAAGAGAGTACACAGATAATTTTGAACCATATAGTATTGATGAGGCTTTTATTGACGTCACCAATGCAGTGAATAGTTTTTCCGCTGCTGACATGATTGGTGAAGAAATTAGGCAACGGATTTTTTCTGAAGTCGGTGAGTGGTTAAAATGTTCAATTGGAATTTCTTGGACAAAATTTCTTGCCAAGTTTGCCGGTGATACTGCACCCAAAGGCGGAACAAAAATTATTAGTCCAGATAATTTAGCTAAGAGTCTAGATTGCGGAGTCACAGAAGCCTGGGGGATTGCCAAAGGTTTAGAACGTCGTTTGCGAATGCTAGGGATCACCACCTTAAATGAGTTGCGGTTAGCTGATGCCATTAATTTAAAGAAAAATTTAGGCATGGTTGGTTATTATTTGTGGGCTAATGTTAATGGACAAGAAATTTCGGTTGTTACTAAAGGTGCTACACCACCAAAATCAATTGGGCATTCCTATTGTCTACCAAAGCAAACAACTGATCATGAATATCTTGATAAAATATTATATAAATTATGTGAGAAAACAGGACGACGATTACGAGAAAAACAATTAGAGGCACAACGATTATCATTGCAGATTCTTCTGCGATCAGGTGAGTCTTTTCAGCAAAGTGAAACAGTGGCAGAGCGTTTGTTTACTACCGAAGAAATTTTTGCTGTTGCCATGAAACATTTTCAAGCCATGGAGCTATCAGCTTCAGTGCGGATGATAGCCATTTCGGTATCGAGATTGTCGCCTGTAACCGGCCAATTGTCGTTATTTACTACAAACACAAAAGGACGTTCGGTGACCGAAGCCCTTGATGTTATTAATGATAAGTATGGTGAGTATACAGTTGTTAAAGGGGCTATGTTTGGTACGAAAGAGTTAGCCCATGATCGAATTGGGTTTAGGAAGACGATTAGTTTTGAGGACTAGAAAAACTTACTGCTACTGAACAGGCAACAGAGATCGAACTTTATCTTTATAAATATGCAGTAAAGAAAGAATAATGAAAAGAAAAGGAATCAAAGTGATCAAACTAGCTTCAACGTATATATTAAAAATAATGATACTTAGTAATATAAGCGGTAAAGCAAACTTAGCTATAGTTGTTGCCCATGGTTTTTTATATAAAAGTGGGTAAAGAGTAGGTAATGCAAACATAGAAACTATTCCATGGTCAAATAAATAATCTTTATCAAATGTTGGATTAATTATGAGTCCTATGAAGATACTTAAGCATATAAGTAAAATAGAATAGCAGGAGCCTAAAATAAAAAGTCTAAGCAATCTCGGTCCATTTATTCTATGTGTAAACTTTATTGTGTTTCTTTTAAAAAGAAAGATAACTTTTTGCGCGAAAAGAAGTAAAAGAAAAATTATCACAAAAGTCAATAGAAAGAGAAAAGATAATAGATTGTCTATTGATAAACCTTGACGAAAATCCAAGGAAGAAATGGTGATTATTAGTTCGGGTATGATAAATAATATAAGAAAGAAAATACGAAGTTTTAAATCAGTTTTATTGCCCAAAAAGGTGTGTCGATAGATATAAAAATATAATAGTATTAAAATTGCAACAGAGGAGACAATATATAAAATTATACCTACGAGGTTTGCGGTGTTATTGCCTATTTCTCTCAGGAATGTAGGAAAAAAATAAGAGAATATCAATATTATTCCGAGTATGTATAGTGCAAATATCCAAAAAAAAGCTTTTATGCAAAAGGCAAGTACTTGATTATTTTTCATATTATTATTATAGACCTATTTTTACTTAGAAACTAGTATAGATATGGAAATACACTATAATCTGCTAGAATTTCTATATGAAAATTATTAAAGAATTACCAGGAGCTTATAGCTCTAAAGTTGAGTTGGTGGAGATAGATAGCCAACAGTACGTTTTGAAAACTGCTGATTTGGAAGAGATTTCCAATGAGATATTTTTTAATAAAACAATAAGTGATAATGGTTTACCTGCTTTAAAAATAATAAAAAATACTAGTCTATTAAAAAACCAGATATTAATGGAGTATATTGAAGGTTCACCAGAACTTGAGAAGCACCGCACGGTGGAAAATTATATTAGTTGGGGTGAAGTGACAAAAAAAATGCATAGTATTATTTCTCCAAAGCCGTATAAGGTTAATGAAGAAGGGAAGCTAGTAGAGGTTAAGTGGCCAGAGTTTATTGAAGAAGAAATAAAGGCAGCTGTTTTACGCCAGCAAGAGCGAAATACTAATTTAGATTCAAGATTTATTGATGAGGTTGTACAATTTATTCGACCAGTAGTAAATATAAAGCATGATAGCTTTTCCCTTGTTCATAGTGATTTACATTCTAATAATGTTTTGATTACAGAACGAGGATCAATTCTATTTGATAAGGGTTCTAATATTATGTACGGAGATCCGTTATATGATTTGGCACAAACTGGAATTTCATTTCAAGTGGGATTAAATTCCGAGAAAGAGAACGAGGAAACAGCAAAATTATTGTTAGCTTTTATTACAGGCTATGGAATGGATTTTATTAAGAAGGATGAAAAGTTATTCGCTCGGTATATAGCGCTTCGAGCTTTGAGAAACCACCCTAATATTTTTGAACCCTATCTAGTGGAATTACTAAAATCAATTCTTAATAAATATACGTAGACATAAAAAATCACCCCATAGTCCCAGCATCGACAACCAGGAGGGTGGTTGGCAATACTGAGGTAATAGGGTGATTTTCTGTATATTGATACAGAAATAGTAAAAAAAAATTAGAGAAAAGTCAAGACTGAAACGAGGTTAAAAAAGACCCAATTTCTTTTTGATAATAAAAAATTGACTGTAAGGTCAAGGATTTGATTTACTTCAGAACTCTTGTTTATGTGTTGTGGACAGTCGAAGATTAATGAGGTGCAAAAAGTATTTTTAAAAGGTTTTGGTGTTGGTGAGTGTGCTGAAAAAGAAAATGATTGGAAGTTTCCTTGTGCTTGCTGCTCAGATTTGATGAAGGTGAGGATGCTATTGATATAGAAATCTATTTTCATGCATCGGTTTTATTAGGAAATGTTAAGGTAAAAATAGTTCCAATTTCTTTTTCGCTTTCAACGGTAATTGTTCCATTAAATTCATCGGTGATTATTGATTGCACCATAGACAACCCTAATCCCATGCCTTTTGATGATGGCTTAGTTGAGAAAAATGGATTAAAAATTTGCGGAAGTATTTTTTCATCAATACCACGACCAAAGTCTTTAATCGTCACTATGATATGACTTTCTGTGGCTCTAATGTAAACAGTAATTGAACGCTGGTTTTGTAATCGATCAACTGCTTCATAGCTATCAAAAGCATTAGAAACAAGGTTGGTAATAATTTGGTGGAATTTTAAAGCATTGCCAAATAAAAATACTTGTTCTCCACCAACGCATTGTAGGTGTATATTGAGCAATGTAGCTCTATGGGAAAAGAGTGTGAAGACTTCTTGAACGGCACCTTGAATTAAAAAGGCAGTAGCAGGCGCTTCAGTATTAATCTGTTTGCTGATTGTGGAAATTAATGTATCCATTCTTTGACTAGCTTTGACGGCACGGGCTAAATCTTCTTTGACAAGTGGCATATCAGGATGAACAGATTCTTGAATATTATTTAAGTTTAAAACAATCGATGTGAGGGGATTAACGAGATCATGAAACAAACCTAAAGATAATCTGCCAAATTCTGCAAAACGATATAGTTGTAAAATTTTTTTCGCTTGAGCCATTTCAAGTTCCTTGGTTCGTTCCGCGATTGTGATCTCTACGGAATCTTTCCCAGTTCGAAATTCTTTCTCAGATGTTTGTGTTCGCAATAAAAGTTTTTTAATATTTCTGGTTGAGATCCAGGAAAATAACGTAATAACAAATATAATTATTGAATATTCAATTAAATTAAGAGTAGGGATGGTCTCACTACACCAGTCTGGAATTATATTATCAACAGATTCTTCATAATCAAAAAT is part of the Candidatus Falkowbacteria bacterium genome and harbors:
- the lexA gene encoding repressor LexA yields the protein MKYTKNLTLKQKRVLDYINCYLKQHSIAPTIEEIQESLGFRSTRSVSQYLEALRAKGYITKNHNARSIELLDPTESISASTSLIPLLGMASCGTPEFFADNNIEEYLPVASLLIKNAPEDYYLLKTSGTSMNQAGINDNSLVLIRKQDGYEQGDRVVAVIDDKATIKKLYKGDGAIMLAPESSDNSHKPIIATEGAICGRVICVVPEGK
- a CDS encoding aminoglycoside phosphotransferase family protein, which encodes MKIIKELPGAYSSKVELVEIDSQQYVLKTADLEEISNEIFFNKTISDNGLPALKIIKNTSLLKNQILMEYIEGSPELEKHRTVENYISWGEVTKKMHSIISPKPYKVNEEGKLVEVKWPEFIEEEIKAAVLRQQERNTNLDSRFIDEVVQFIRPVVNIKHDSFSLVHSDLHSNNVLITERGSILFDKGSNIMYGDPLYDLAQTGISFQVGLNSEKENEETAKLLLAFITGYGMDFIKKDEKLFARYIALRALRNHPNIFEPYLVELLKSILNKYT
- a CDS encoding DNA polymerase IV, with product MQRFILHVDMNSYFASVEQQANPFLRGKSVGVCAYLSPNGAIIASSVEAKAKGIRTAFRVVDARVLDPNIILVENEPAKYRAVTTRIFSILREYTDNFEPYSIDEAFIDVTNAVNSFSAADMIGEEIRQRIFSEVGEWLKCSIGISWTKFLAKFAGDTAPKGGTKIISPDNLAKSLDCGVTEAWGIAKGLERRLRMLGITTLNELRLADAINLKKNLGMVGYYLWANVNGQEISVVTKGATPPKSIGHSYCLPKQTTDHEYLDKILYKLCEKTGRRLREKQLEAQRLSLQILLRSGESFQQSETVAERLFTTEEIFAVAMKHFQAMELSASVRMIAISVSRLSPVTGQLSLFTTNTKGRSVTEALDVINDKYGEYTVVKGAMFGTKELAHDRIGFRKTISFED
- a CDS encoding HAMP domain-containing histidine kinase; this translates as MPSILNSSEVGVIVATISIIIFIIFDYEESVDNIIPDWCSETIPTLNLIEYSIIIFVITLFSWISTRNIKKLLLRTQTSEKEFRTGKDSVEITIAERTKELEMAQAKKILQLYRFAEFGRLSLGLFHDLVNPLTSIVLNLNNIQESVHPDMPLVKEDLARAVKASQRMDTLISTISKQINTEAPATAFLIQGAVQEVFTLFSHRATLLNIHLQCVGGEQVFLFGNALKFHQIITNLVSNAFDSYEAVDRLQNQRSITVYIRATESHIIVTIKDFGRGIDEKILPQIFNPFFSTKPSSKGMGLGLSMVQSIITDEFNGTITVESEKEIGTIFTLTFPNKTDA